The Vibrio echinoideorum DNA window TGTCCCTTTGTCATCAAACAGTTCATGTTTGCCAAGCACAATAGCGCCTACTCTACCGAATACTCCGCAAGCCAATAGGTGCGCGAATGAACGCTCGACTGCTTCAATGCCTTTTAATGAATCTTCGATAAGTAGAATATCGCCAGACTTAATTTCTGGCATGTATTCGCTGCCCCAAATCCCCGCCATTGTACTCAAATTCCCACCAATCACGCGGCCGCTTACTTGGCCACTTCCCATGAAGTGCCATTCATTATCGTAAACTGGCTTTGCAGAGTCTTGAGTTTCCCAATCGTGTTTAAGGTCCGTCCAACTCTCAGGCATCGTGTACTGATGTCGGCTCGAGTCCGAACATAAAATATCGGTAAATGATTGGAAGGTTTGGTCGACCAATGGTGGGAATTCACCAAATGATGCAACGAGTGCAGGGCCATAGAAAGTCACCAATCCAGTTTTAGCGTAAATGCCGAGTAATAATGCGGTGACATCTGAATAGCCGATAATGATTTTCGGGTCATTTCTAAGGGCGTCGTAATCGATGTATGGCAAGAGTGAGTTGCTGTTGTTACCGCCAATGGTCGACATAATACAGCGCACGTCAGGGTCTCGAATGAGCTGATTAAGTTCTTCGGCTCGCGCTTGAATGGAACCAGAACGATAACCTTCTGACTCTCCAGTTAACGAACCTTCAACTAGAATGAAGCCCTGCTCTTCCAAATAGCGTTTAGCACGAGCAAACCGATTGGGAGCAAAGACAGTTGCAGGCGATGACGGTGAGAAAAATCCGATTTTGTCACAGATATTTAAAGCTTTTGGGTATATCACTCGTTTGTCCTCCAAAACAAGATCGAAATGCTTCTTCTTGATGCTAGCCAAATTCAACACTTGGAACGGTTAGAGTTCAATATAAAGCTAAACACACGATCAGTGCCACGACTTAGTCCTACACTTTTCACACTGGTATTCGTAATCACTGTCGACATAAAAACCGGGAACATTATGGTCACCTTTAAACAATAACGTCATCAGGTACTCCATCAACACGCCTAGTTTCCATTGTTTCTTTTCAGATTCAGCGTCCACTTTAGATTGAGCATCGGAAGCGTTAACAGCGAGGTGCGGGGTAAGTGCGTTGCACTGTTCACAGTGATAAGGGTGTTTAATATACTTATTATCAAGCATTTATATAAGCCAACTAACATTTATAAATGTTGATGTATACTAACAACTTATCACTCGGTTCTCGAACTTATTGTTGTCCATTAGAGTTTTATTAGAAAGAAATGAGACACAAGATAATACCATGTGTCATGCATCTACTTTAATTGGCATTGCGTTGTTAGATAGCAGAACAAAAAGAGTAACCGTGTATCGCTTGAAATTTAGTTAAGCGCTTTAATTAGAACCGAATATTTCCACAGGTTTGCTTGATCTTCTCCAAGCTCGATACTGGCTTCTCCACCCTCTTTATTAACAATAAAAACCGGCATATCACCGCTAGACTCACCATCTTCATAATCGCATGACATTTTGGCTTCCAATAGAATAGCGTTAGCTTCATGCTTAGAAAGAACACCCGAATAAATGCACTTTTCAGTTTGAGATGTGACTTCCTGACCGAAAGAGTGGAACTTAAAGGTTGGGAAGCTGAGTTTTGATTCAGAATCCTCGACAGTGACCGACACTTGGTAATCGATCGCTTCAATATTGGTATTTGTTGCAAATGTACTACCAGAAACACTAAGCAACAATAAAGCTAAAGCAGTGGTTTTCATGTGGTTCTTATTCCTTTAACAATGGGCTTGCTACGCTGAAGTAACACTATGAATTCCCGAGTTTAATTTAAACGTTGTTAGGTTGAAACTTCTTTGTCATTCCTTGGCAAGATAGTTAATTTTTACTTTAATAGCCCTTTGTCCGCAGCCCCTTCAAGTTGCACTTCTAGCTCTTTCCATAGAGCACGACTGCCTTTAGAAATACGCTCGCCATTAAAGGTCAGTACTTTATCTTTAGATATGTTGTGCTTCTTCCAGCTATGACCACCACCATGGATGTTATGAAGTAATGGCGGCACTCTATCGATCGCCTTACCAAACCTGGCTTCCGGTGACTCACCCGCTTCGAACTCAAGCCATAGATCCAAGTACTCGGTTCTTAATTGGCTCGGCAGTGATTTCAGCAAACGCTCGACGCAGTTTCTCTCTTTGAGCTTGTTTTCTTCAGTTTCACTGGCATAAATGATGGTGTCTCCGGCATCGATTTCCCCAAGATCATGAATCAACAGCATCTTCATCACTCGCGTAATATCGATTTCTTCATTGGCATAGTCTTTCAGCATCAGAGCACTTAAACAGACATGCCAACTGTGCTCTGCTGAGTTTTCATAACGATTTAACCCAACAGGTTTCGTTTGGCGAGAGACATCTTTTAGCTTTTCGATCTCTACCATGAACTGCAAAATGCCTTTTATTTCTTCCACGATGAGCTTCCTTAACTTAAGTTGTGATTTAGCGGTTCGGAGGGCTAACCTAACGACAGAGAAGCGTTACTACCAATGAACCGACATTTTGTAATACGCAACACCCGACTTTTCAAATTCAGAGCCTTCTACAGCCATCCCAAACTTTTGATAAAAACCTAAAGCCGTTGTACGCGCATCGCACCAAAAATATTGGATGTTTAAATCTTTGAGGTTAGAGATTGCATGATCAATCACGTTTGAACCGATTCCCTGCCCTTGGAAATCAGGCAGCGTGGCAAACTTTCTCAGCCTAGCTTCATTGTCTTGAATATAGATAGACGCGACACAAACCAGCAATTCACCAACAAACGCACCATAATGCGTTGCTAGTTCATCACCTTGTACAATACAAAACGATGCTGGCTTGTCTGGCCATAAGACCTGATGTCTAACTGGAATGACTTCCATACCTGAAATTTGTTTAATCTTCATATTCCCTCAAAAACGTTAGATCGTTGGTGAGTTTGCTTACTGAACCCAAACCACGCTTTCACTCGACGTTGGGACTTCAAACCAAGACCAAAATAACACCATCATTTCTGGTGTCATTTCATAGGACTTACCATTGAGTTCTGAATTACGAGAAAATGCCCTTTGCTTGCAAGTATCAAACGGTATATCCAAATAATGAACTTCACTATCGACACCGATACTTAATGCCCAATCGGCAAAAGCTTCTCTATCTGCTTTAGTCCAAAACCCAAAGTCGAAGATCACAGAGACACCGAGTGAGAACAGTTGTGATGCGGACTCTTTGAATAACTGTTGCAGCGTAGCCAAACGACTGTCGAACACTTCACGGTCCATGTGCTCTCCATAAAGAGGAATCATCCACTCGTCAATGGAAAAGCGAAAAGCGCCGTGTTCTTCGGCAAGTTTCTTGGAATACGTAGTTTTGCCTGAACCAATAAAGCCACATACAAAGTATATTTTTGTCATAATCCCTAGTACTTAAAAATAAGAAATTGATTTTATTTGAACTTCAGATTCCAACGAACAACGAGCCAATAACGTTGTTACCGCGAGGTTTTGATACCAGTTATTAAATACCAACTCGAAATCTGTAAGGACAATGCTACCAAATTCGTGGTCACGATATGGCTGACACAATGCGAGAAGTTGCGGTCCATCACTAATCGGGACTCGAAAACGAATTAACGAACTATGCGCCGTGACCTGTTTATAACGACTATCGAAACTCACTCTCAAACCGGCACGACTAAGTTGTTCTCGAAGATCATCTCGGATTTCCTCCAGAGTATCAGCAACCGGAAACCCTTGAATTACAATGCAATTAGGTGATGCCGTAATACCGCGATAATTGATCTCTACTGGATCAGCATCGCGCAGAACTTTTGAGAATATTTCGACATAGGCCTTGACGTTGATTTGATTCAGTTCGAATTCGGGAACACAAGAGATAACAGATAAGACGGTAAGGTGCAGTTCATCGAGTGGATGATAATATTGATCAGGTTCTATTTGTTGGACTGTTCTTTGGAAACTCAGAATTTCGTCCAGAACAGCTTGAGATCCTTGATTCAGATAGGCCAAAGCGGTCACACCTCTTCGCGTATCATTCATTTGGTCTAACAGGTTTAGATCAAGCTCGTGTTCGTTCTTTTCAGAAGCTACTTTGAACCTTTCCCACATTCCATCATAGATACTTTGAATCATCGCTGTTCCTTCATAACGCTCTTCGATGCAAAATCATTTAACTCCGCAACGGTTTTGATTACATGGACCTCTTTCATTGGATATTTTTCAAGTAACTTAATCATAAATTCATCGTTCCAAAACTTTGGGCACAGTTTTAGTATTTTATAGCTTTGTAATGTGCCTTTAAAAACCGAACTTCCTTCAGGCCAGCCTTCTGGTTTGACGAATAACCCTTTAAGCAAACGCTTTGTGACAAACCAATAACTGACTGAATAAGGCAGGTCGATATAAACGAGCGTGTCGGCTTCTTCTAAACGGTTATAGAACAAACTGATAGGCCCTAGCCCATCTATGATCCACGTTTCTGAACTCACTATTTTATCATGAATGTCTTTGAATACTTCTTTATCGACTAATTCACCACTTGGTTTGTATACCAAGGAGTCTAATTGATGAAGTGGCAAATTGATGGCAGAAGCGAGTGCTTTGCTTACTGTCGATTTTCCACTGCCTGGCTTACCAAAAACGGCTACTTTTTTCATGTAAACTTCTCCAAGAGTCTCGTCCCCCGAAAGATAGATACAAAAAACCCACCTTTACGGGTGGGTTGATTAATCTAGAGCGCATCAAATCCCACCATTCCTATGGAATGATGATAATTCGGTGATTAACGAGCTTTAGATTAGTTTTCATACAACCACTCTCATATATTGAAAGTAAGATGTCAATTGGATTCATTTAAAAAAATATAGAATGAGCCTAGCGACATTATTAGCGAAACACTCTTGCTAATAGGTCGCGGAACAATAAAGTTATGCAAACACACAAAAAACCAAAGGTACTAAGCTGGCGATCAAGAAACGGCTTCCTAAGTTCGTGCTTTCGAGCTTATTCACTACCGTCGTTTTTGCTGAATCATTATCGATCAGACTACTCGCAGTCACTCCAGCCACATTACTTGGATCACTATATCCAACGGTATGTCCAGTAAACGAAAACAGCGTTCCTAATCCAAGGAGTACCAGCATAGTATAAAATGCATAGTCACTTAAAAAGTGAATAGAAAGATAACCAAATTGCCACTCAAGCGCATAAACAGTTCCAAATGTGACAAGATTGGATAAGACAATGAACGACATTAACTTCTTCAAATTTTATACCTCAATGTGTCGTTAGTTCTCTGCAAGATCATTATCTTCAAGCCACTGTTCTAGCGTGCTGAATCCATACTTCCGTCGTGTTCTAGCCACCTCAAGAGCAGAACATAGCCCAGTAGATACACCAAAGAACAAAGAGCAATACACTTGGAATATTGTGAAACCTTCAAATTGCCAAAATACCAACCACATAAACCCACCCCAAAAAACAGAGCCAAATATAGCTTGAAGAAAACACAACTTAAACGGGCTTTCAAATATCCGAGGCTTCGCTTCAATACGAAGTAACGTCCACCACAAGTAAAAGTATGGATTCGTTAAATGAGGTTTCACACCGTTTTCTATCAATAAGATTCGAACAAACTCCATTTTCTGCACAAATAATCCCTACCTTAAAAAACCAATAAGTAACGGTGCCTCATTACACTGAAATAGTAATCAGCGAGTCAGCAATGATTTTTAAAACACCACATCAGATTGATATAAATGTCGCGCATAACGAATCATTTACCATCATTAGTGAGGTACACCTTAGTCGTACACTTCGCCTTGGTGTTTTAACCAACCATGAGCATGATTGTTACGTGGGTCTCGGTGAGTCCAATGCATCACTCCACCTTTATCGTTCCATTCATACTCACCATAAAACTCGACTCTGTCCCCACGTTTTAGATTCGGTATACGTGGTGCCAAATCGATATTGTGAGCTACCAACAAGGTTTGCTTACTGTCGAGACGTAGAATGAACTTTTGGTGCCGAGAGCCTTTGTTATCATCAGGCAGAATTCTATAAACCGTACCTGAACCATGAACTTGAACGTCACTTTGATGATTTTCATAAGCTTGTTTTAGTTGGCGATCATTCGCTTGCGTATGAATTGAGACCAAACAAAACATGGCGAAAAGTATCGCTAAAAACGTCTTCATACTTGTGTCCTTTAAACTCACGTAAGATCGAGATTGGGGTAAGCGCAAGACTAAACTTGCTGACCAAAAAAGTAATTGAGGAAAAACATGACCTAGTTTATGTAACAAAGGAGCTAAGCTAATGGCATCACAAACATAAAACCGAGTACCAATCCACTAGCGTCATTCGAAAGTGAATTTTATATCATTGATAAATAAAGTGAATTTATATTATATAAAATCCAGATATGAAACAACACTATCATCAGCATGTCGCTAAATAATGAGACCTAGCTACAAATAAGAGTTAGCCAATACGGGAATGAAATGCGCTGTCGAAGGGGTAATATCAAACGCTAGACGTTGCCATTGCTCGAACTATTAAACGAATACATTCGAACTTCGTCTCGTGGAAACCAGCCTAACTTTTCATAAAACTGTTGTGCGTTCACATTGTCGTTGTATACGAATAAGTGCGTCTTAGGGATGCCTAGTTTAGAAAGTGAGTCGACTGCTTTTGCAACTAATTCACACCCTAGCCTTTGCCCTCGAAACTTAGGGGGAAACAGCCAAATGTTGTAAGTAACCCCGGCGTCCGTCAGTACCTACTAATACGGCACCAACAATTTCGTTTTCATTTTCATTTCCCACGACAAAACTTAAACCGGGATTACGTTCTAGATAACGTGAAATACTCTCTTTCGAATCCGCGTCCCTGATGCTCATGCCTTCTGTCTGACACCACAATGCGATTACCGCATCATAGTCTGAAATTACCATTTCCCGAATTTCCACTATTGACGCTCCTTTGTAGGTGTCTTGGTTTGATCTCAAACACAACTCGATGCGTACGGACTGAATGAGTCCTGAATACTTCATGGTATATCGATTCCAAAGTACCAGAGTATTAGCTTCCATTACGTGTCTTGAAAAACTTGACCGAAAAAGCAATTAGACCTAATAGCTGAAAAAACCAAGACAAAGGGATTAAAGCAAAAGGCTCTATCAACAACCCATTTTCATCAACATATGAACCAATAACGTTAAAGCTAACCAAACATGCAATACTTGAAAGGCAAAAAAAACAAGTGAGCCAGTACTTTTTAAGTAAATTCATCACCAAAACCCAATCTAAATACAACCGATTCAACACTATCAGTTAGCCCGGTTTATTCCTATAAACTAAAATACGCTTAGTAAGCGTTGTATTGCTCCGCGAATCAAGTAATAAGCACATGAACATCACGACTAACACCGACTAGAATGCCAAGCGTAGGGATTCAATTTAAACATTATCTAGATTTTTTAAGATCAGACGCGGAGATAGCCCGTACACAGTTATCAACTAACCCATCTTGCACCTAAATCTAAAGCAAGCTTTACACCCATAATCACGAAAAGCAGAATTAACAGAATAACCGCCAAGCATTATGATTCAGATTGAGGCGATGTTTAGGATTTCTGTTTCGCAGAAGTTATTGCTTGGGCTATTTTAGCCCTATGACTCGTTTCCCACTCAGCGAGTGTTAATGAAGCTTCGTCACTTGCTTTCTTTGAAGCCATTAGAAACACTTCATCTTTTCTTGATCTAGGAATAACGACAATACCCTCTACATCAGCAACAATGATATCTCCCGTCGAGACCTTTGCTCCCCCGCAAGTGATTGGAGCGCCCAATTCAGAATAGACCTCTTTCTTTCCCGGTACTGGATGAACACCTTTCGCAAAAACTGGAAACTTCATATCTGAAATTTCACTCAAATCTCGAATGACACCATCAATAATAAAACCTTTGATACCTCGACTCTTAGCGACTGCGCATACATTACCGCCGGCTACTGCATATTCGCTATCAACTCCATCCACTACAATGATAGAACCTTCTGGTGCTTCGTATATTGCAGAATGAAGCATTAAATTATCACCAGAAGTTAACTGTACAGTAAAAGCTTCTCCAAAAATTCGCGGCATTCCGTGCCAAAGAGGACGAATGCTAAAGTTGATAAAATGGTCGTTACTTAATATGTTTCCGTAATCGGTTGTCGCAAGTTTTGAAAAATCTGACTCCATATTTTCACTCCATGTTTGAAAAAAGCCTAACGCTGCGCCAAGTCTTGAGCAACACCTAGACTATTACACCGTAAACACTTAAGCCGACCCAAACCAAAAATGCCGAGTGTTAACTGTCAGCTTGAACAATTTGTTTTGTGCATTCTCGACTGAAACGCCGAACCTTTGTTCGCATGTTTTTCATTGGTGAAGATGTGTTAAATTGAATCATCCTACCGAGTGTCCACTGCTCATACCATTCGACACCATACAACTCACCATCACTCAAGGTTGAAATTAACAAGAGAACTTTGTCTGTCGTGGATTCCAACTCAATAAGCAAGTCTTCGTAGACCCAATCTTGATACTTGCGATGAAAGCTTTCAGCCAACAAACCTAACTCGTTCCATTTGTAGTTAGTTTCGGGAAAGTCTACGTGTTGACCTTGTGACTTCAGGGCATACCACTTGAGCACAAGTTGCCCCCAACCAATCAAGTAAGCTGCCGTGTCACAGACACTGATTAGCGTACCCTTAACATTCCCTTCAACACCGATTTGACGAGACCGGTCTTCAGGTATTTGACGATAATCCGACATGAGCTTGGGGGAAATTGAGTTTATCGCCAGCTCTAAATCATCTTTATTTTTTGGTATAGAAGACATTGTTATCTCCATTCGCACAACAGCTAATAGACAGAAAAACTCGTTATTTAAATACTGAATAATTCAGTCTAGTTTCTAAGATGTAAAAGAAATATGCAACCAAACAACTATGTAGCAATGGCTTATGTCACAACTAATCTCAGCTAAAGGGAAAATGTAGAATTTTCTATATGAATGAAGAGAGAACTTCACACTGTTGTGTAAAGTCCGTTACTTTAATTCATCAGGAATGCGGCGGTCTTTATGGTAAAACTCTCGATCGTTTTCACTGATTTCACGTACCACACGACACGGATTGCCAACTGCGACCACATTGGCTGGGATGTCTTTAGTAACGATGCTGCCTGCACCTATTACTGAATTTTCACCAATGGTGACTCCTGGAAGCACTACTGTGTGCGCGCCAAGCCATACGTTATTACCGATACGTACAGGAATATTAAATTGGGCAGCTTTGAGTCTGAGTTCAGGGCTGATGGGATGTGTGCCGGTGGCGATGGTTACGTTTGGCGCGATCATCACGTTATCACCAATGAATACGTCAGTATCGTCGACCAGAGTTAGGTTAAAGTTCACATATACGTTATTGCCTAGGTGCGTATGTCGCCCCCAGTTAGCATGTAACGGTGGCTCGATGTAGCAACCTTCACCCACTTCAGCAAATAGCTGCTTCATGATCTGTTGGCGTTTTTCACCTTCACTCGGGCGAGTGTGGTTGAAGTCATAAAGCACTTCTAAGCATTGTGTTTGCTCAGCAACCAAATCAACATCGTCACAGTAATAAATGTCTTGGTTGTGCATTTTAGCCTTTATATCCATGTTTGAACCCATTTGATCATTACCGACTCTCGGTATAAAAATAAAACGACATATGGATAATTTGAAGTTTCACTGGCCTCAATGCAAGTTGGATGAATTAACGCGGCCTTATGTTCTCGGCAACACGCCATAGCACGCCACTTGGGTCAGTGATACAAAACTCAAGCATTCCCCAAGGCTGTTCGACAACCTCGGTAACGGTAACTTCAAATTCCGCCACTAGATTAGAGTTTTGGACGTGTTGATACCAACTTTTTACGTCTTCCACCAGCAAGTGCATCATGTAATTGTGACAGTGCGCAGGTTCGTAAAAATCTTGTAAAAGGAACGCATAATCGCCGTGACGAAAATAGACGATATCATGGAATTCAGACATGATTTCAAAGCCTAAAGTTTGATAGAAACGCTTAGACAAATCGAAATCTTTCGCGGGGACAAACGACTTTATTTCTGCGACTTTCAGGTTTTCCATGACACACCTTTCCTTCTGGTTTTCTTATGGCTTTGAAGCCTAATTATCTAACTAGGCTTATTCTTTAATTGGTTTTCAGTGACTGGAAAAAGACGCAACTTCATCGTTAGTGAGGTATCGCCACTGGCCTTCTTCGACATCCAAGCTTACTTCGCCTATTTGCTCTCGGTGAAGCCCGACAACACGGTTACCTACTGCAGCAAACATTCGTTTAACCTGGTGAAACTTACCTTCTGTGATAGTTAGTAATACTTCTTTCGGGCTTAACACTTCTAATTCTGCGGGGCGAGTTGGTGCTTTCTCACCTTGCAGCTGAACCCCCGCTTTGAACTTATCTGCGACATCGTCTTTGATATCGCGTGACAATGTCACGCGGTATACCTTTTTACACGACTTAGTCGGCAATGTGATATTGAAAGACCAACGGCCATCATCGGTGATCAACACTAAACCGGTAGTGTCGGCGTCTAACCGCCCTGCGATGTGCAATTCAGATGCTTTATCTAAGTCTAAGTAATTGAAAAGCGATGGGTACACTTCGTCGATATTGGAACAGATGGTGCCCGCAGGTTTGTGCATTAAGATATATCGGAACTCACGCAGTTTAAGCGCTGTTCCGTTCAGCTGAATGTCGTTGCTTTCATGAACCTGAGTCGATTCATCTGTCACAGTTTCACTGTTTACAATCACCGCGCCATTCTGGATTCGTTCAATCGCTTCTAGCTTGGTCAGTTCCGTGCTTTTACAAAGGTATTTATCAAGGCGCATTAATCGTCTGCACCACATTTCGCACAAGGCTTGTAGGTACGT harbors:
- a CDS encoding HD domain-containing protein, producing the protein MEEIKGILQFMVEIEKLKDVSRQTKPVGLNRYENSAEHSWHVCLSALMLKDYANEEIDITRVMKMLLIHDLGEIDAGDTIIYASETEENKLKERNCVERLLKSLPSQLRTEYLDLWLEFEAGESPEARFGKAIDRVPPLLHNIHGGGHSWKKHNISKDKVLTFNGERISKGSRALWKELEVQLEGAADKGLLK
- a CDS encoding 2'-5' RNA ligase family protein, with the translated sequence MIQSIYDGMWERFKVASEKNEHELDLNLLDQMNDTRRGVTALAYLNQGSQAVLDEILSFQRTVQQIEPDQYYHPLDELHLTVLSVISCVPEFELNQINVKAYVEIFSKVLRDADPVEINYRGITASPNCIVIQGFPVADTLEEIRDDLREQLSRAGLRVSFDSRYKQVTAHSSLIRFRVPISDGPQLLALCQPYRDHEFGSIVLTDFELVFNNWYQNLAVTTLLARCSLESEVQIKSISYF
- a CDS encoding VOC family protein, with the protein product MENLKVAEIKSFVPAKDFDLSKRFYQTLGFEIMSEFHDIVYFRHGDYAFLLQDFYEPAHCHNYMMHLLVEDVKSWYQHVQNSNLVAEFEVTVTEVVEQPWGMLEFCITDPSGVLWRVAENIRPR
- a CDS encoding AAA family ATPase, which gives rise to MTKIYFVCGFIGSGKTTYSKKLAEEHGAFRFSIDEWMIPLYGEHMDREVFDSRLATLQQLFKESASQLFSLGVSVIFDFGFWTKADREAFADWALSIGVDSEVHYLDIPFDTCKQRAFSRNSELNGKSYEMTPEMMVLFWSWFEVPTSSESVVWVQ
- a CDS encoding pseudouridine synthase, producing MCEMWCRRLMRLDKYLCKSTELTKLEAIERIQNGAVIVNSETVTDESTQVHESNDIQLNGTALKLREFRYILMHKPAGTICSNIDEVYPSLFNYLDLDKASELHIAGRLDADTTGLVLITDDGRWSFNITLPTKSCKKVYRVTLSRDIKDDVADKFKAGVQLQGEKAPTRPAELEVLSPKEVLLTITEGKFHQVKRMFAAVGNRVVGLHREQIGEVSLDVEEGQWRYLTNDEVASFSSH
- a CDS encoding sugar O-acetyltransferase: MDIKAKMHNQDIYYCDDVDLVAEQTQCLEVLYDFNHTRPSEGEKRQQIMKQLFAEVGEGCYIEPPLHANWGRHTHLGNNVYVNFNLTLVDDTDVFIGDNVMIAPNVTIATGTHPISPELRLKAAQFNIPVRIGNNVWLGAHTVVLPGVTIGENSVIGAGSIVTKDIPANVVAVGNPCRVVREISENDREFYHKDRRIPDELK
- a CDS encoding ClbS/DfsB family four-helix bundle protein; translation: MSSIPKNKDDLELAINSISPKLMSDYRQIPEDRSRQIGVEGNVKGTLISVCDTAAYLIGWGQLVLKWYALKSQGQHVDFPETNYKWNELGLLAESFHRKYQDWVYEDLLIELESTTDKVLLLISTLSDGELYGVEWYEQWTLGRMIQFNTSSPMKNMRTKVRRFSRECTKQIVQADS
- a CDS encoding RraA family protein — translated: MESDFSKLATTDYGNILSNDHFINFSIRPLWHGMPRIFGEAFTVQLTSGDNLMLHSAIYEAPEGSIIVVDGVDSEYAVAGGNVCAVAKSRGIKGFIIDGVIRDLSEISDMKFPVFAKGVHPVPGKKEVYSELGAPITCGGAKVSTGDIIVADVEGIVVIPRSRKDEVFLMASKKASDEASLTLAEWETSHRAKIAQAITSAKQKS
- a CDS encoding DUF3955 domain-containing protein; the encoded protein is MNLLKKYWLTCFFCLSSIACLVSFNVIGSYVDENGLLIEPFALIPLSWFFQLLGLIAFSVKFFKTRNGS
- a CDS encoding S66 family peptidase, which encodes MIYPKALNICDKIGFFSPSSPATVFAPNRFARAKRYLEEQGFILVEGSLTGESEGYRSGSIQARAEELNQLIRDPDVRCIMSTIGGNNSNSLLPYIDYDALRNDPKIIIGYSDVTALLLGIYAKTGLVTFYGPALVASFGEFPPLVDQTFQSFTDILCSDSSRHQYTMPESWTDLKHDWETQDSAKPVYDNEWHFMGSGQVSGRVIGGNLSTMAGIWGSEYMPEIKSGDILLIEDSLKGIEAVERSFAHLLACGVFGRVGAIVLGKHELFDDKGTGLTTLDVLLEVLNGKNVPILYGFDSCHTHPMLVTPLGVQGTIDFDDKTFKLQSQWLASN
- a CDS encoding DUF6404 family protein codes for the protein MQKMEFVRILLIENGVKPHLTNPYFYLWWTLLRIEAKPRIFESPFKLCFLQAIFGSVFWGGFMWLVFWQFEGFTIFQVYCSLFFGVSTGLCSALEVARTRRKYGFSTLEQWLEDNDLAEN
- a CDS encoding DUF3465 domain-containing protein, whose protein sequence is MKTFLAILFAMFCLVSIHTQANDRQLKQAYENHQSDVQVHGSGTVYRILPDDNKGSRHQKFILRLDSKQTLLVAHNIDLAPRIPNLKRGDRVEFYGEYEWNDKGGVMHWTHRDPRNNHAHGWLKHQGEVYD
- a CDS encoding GNAT family N-acetyltransferase, with translation MKIKQISGMEVIPVRHQVLWPDKPASFCIVQGDELATHYGAFVGELLVCVASIYIQDNEARLRKFATLPDFQGQGIGSNVIDHAISNLKDLNIQYFWCDARTTALGFYQKFGMAVEGSEFEKSGVAYYKMSVHW
- a CDS encoding P-loop NTPase family protein, encoding MKKVAVFGKPGSGKSTVSKALASAINLPLHQLDSLVYKPSGELVDKEVFKDIHDKIVSSETWIIDGLGPISLFYNRLEEADTLVYIDLPYSVSYWFVTKRLLKGLFVKPEGWPEGSSVFKGTLQSYKILKLCPKFWNDEFMIKLLEKYPMKEVHVIKTVAELNDFASKSVMKEQR